Proteins from one Chroococcidiopsis sp. CCMEE 29 genomic window:
- the ribD gene encoding bifunctional diaminohydroxyphosphoribosylaminopyrimidine deaminase/5-amino-6-(5-phosphoribosylamino)uracil reductase RibD, with translation MVFSVNAQPDASEVRSASPTDSHLEEPVGTAFDRAMMQRCLALARRALGRTAPNPLVGSVIVQAGEIVGEGFHPGAGQPHAEVFALRAAGDRAVGATAYVNLEPCNHYGRTPPCSEALIAARVAKVVVGMVDPDPRVSGKGIARLRAAGIEVLVGVEENDCRQLNEAFIHRILYHLPFGILKYAMTLDGKIATTNGHSAWITDSIARTEVHQLRSACDAVIVGGNTVRRDNPHLTSRQAGAASPLRVVMSRTLALPTEAYLWQTTEVSTLVLTQVGGNPDFQQLLRQKGVEVVELPSLTPTKAMAYLYDRGFLSVLWECGGTLAARAIAEGAVQKILAFIAPKIIGGSTAPTPVGDLGFTTMTEALSLERVNWRTVGSACLIEGYLPLEQLKADQPPQSP, from the coding sequence ATGGTTTTTAGCGTGAATGCTCAACCAGATGCCTCAGAGGTTCGCTCAGCATCCCCAACGGATTCACATCTAGAGGAACCCGTGGGAACTGCTTTTGACCGCGCGATGATGCAGCGGTGTTTGGCACTCGCCCGCCGTGCTTTGGGACGTACTGCCCCAAATCCCCTAGTGGGATCTGTGATAGTTCAAGCTGGAGAAATCGTGGGGGAGGGGTTTCATCCGGGTGCAGGTCAGCCTCATGCTGAAGTATTTGCTTTAAGGGCAGCAGGCGATCGCGCTGTTGGTGCAACCGCTTATGTCAATTTAGAGCCTTGCAATCACTACGGACGCACTCCGCCTTGTTCTGAAGCATTGATTGCGGCTAGGGTGGCAAAGGTGGTTGTAGGGATGGTTGATCCTGATCCACGGGTATCAGGAAAGGGTATTGCCCGATTACGAGCAGCGGGTATTGAAGTGCTAGTGGGGGTAGAGGAGAACGATTGCCGTCAGTTAAATGAAGCTTTTATTCATCGCATTCTCTACCACCTGCCCTTTGGTATTTTAAAATATGCCATGACCTTGGACGGTAAAATTGCCACAACCAACGGTCACAGTGCTTGGATCACAGATTCTATTGCCCGTACAGAGGTGCATCAGTTGCGGTCTGCTTGCGATGCTGTAATTGTCGGTGGCAACACCGTGCGACGGGACAATCCTCATTTAACCAGCCGTCAAGCAGGGGCTGCTAGTCCCCTACGAGTGGTGATGAGTCGGACTCTCGCTTTACCAACAGAGGCTTACCTCTGGCAGACAACAGAGGTTTCTACTTTGGTGTTGACCCAGGTGGGAGGTAATCCTGATTTCCAACAACTGCTGCGGCAAAAGGGAGTGGAAGTGGTAGAATTACCTTCCCTCACACCAACTAAAGCAATGGCTTACTTATACGACCGGGGATTCCTCTCCGTGTTATGGGAATGTGGTGGCACGCTAGCAGCACGAGCGATCGCCGAAGGAGCAGTGCAAAAAATCCTTGCGTTTATTGCGCCCAAAATTATCGGCGGCAGTACTGCTCCCACACCAGTTGGCGACTTGGGTTTCACAACCATGACTGAGGCACTATCTCTAGAACGAGTCAACTGGCGAACTGTGGGTTCTGCCTGTTTAATTGAGGGTTATTTGCCTTTAGAGCAACTGAAAGCAGATCAGCCTCCACAGTCCCCTTGA
- a CDS encoding YjbH domain-containing protein: MLEKLDDQRVRFKRPIGMRDVIKAEFLENDPYRCHYSSSWQPLPWLEAIAFLVSMVLPADLGYTFVSHQLASHPAQSLPADFPH, translated from the coding sequence ATGCTAGAAAAACTCGACGATCAGCGTGTGCGGTTTAAGCGACCGATCGGCATGCGGGATGTTATTAAAGCTGAATTCTTAGAAAATGATCCTTATCGCTGCCACTATAGTTCCTCATGGCAGCCGCTGCCTTGGTTAGAAGCGATCGCTTTTCTGGTGTCAATGGTTCTACCCGCTGATCTGGGCTATACTTTTGTGTCGCATCAATTGGCATCGCATCCAGCACAAAGTCTGCCTGCTGATTTCCCCCACTGA